The window CTCTGTTCCAGAAGAATGAATCCCGTCCCCATTAATGTCCACCGCAATTCCAAGCTGATGTTCACTTGTTCCCAGAACGGCCACCCAAGCCTCCTCCTTCCGGGCCTCTGCATGGGAATACCCCTCCGCCTTATATACTTCGATTTTTTCATCCATGATTTTTTGCTCTCTTTCCGCCGTTCTGTATCCGGACAAGGCAATCGGATAAATGCCATCCTCCCTTGCGGCATCAAACATTCTTTGGAGAGCAGGGTAAATCCGGATATCAACGGATTTTCCGCCGGACAGCCGTTTTAGTTCTACGTCGCACCCGGAGGGGATAAGGGGCTTTATTCCGCTTTATCCACAGCTTCTTTCATTGCGTCTTCAACCATTTCATGAGACTCCCCTCCGGCGCTGCTCTCAATAAACAGAGGTTATTCAAGCAAGGAATTTGTATTGCGCACTGGAAGCTGACTGTTCCAGAGCAAACCAACGGCAGCTGCCAGAGCAAAAAAGCACACGCATAAGACAAGCGGCCTTTTTGATACCGATTCCCCCGCCGTATATGACGCCTCAACTTGTGGTCATCTGTGTTTCCCCTGTAGCCAGCCTATAGTTTGTCTGTAGCTGAAAAAAAGTGTCTTCGACACTTCAGCTCCCCTGGCCCATCATTGACAGGACTACTTCCATGTCTTTTAAGGTTATTTCTGTTCAGCATCGCCATTGTCTTATTTCTGAAGGTGGGGTTGGTAATTCTCTCCTGTGGCAGCATGTAAAACATTTCAATTATAAACTCCTTCGGGATTCTTTTCAGACAGCCTTGCTTAATGAACTCCATTTACGCATTGGACGTTACCTGGGCAGACCCGTCATCGCCACTTCCAGAATTGATTCTTACGACGGCGATTCCGTTACCTTCCATTACAACCGCCATGAAGATGATCAACTCATGATTGAAACTCTTCCTGCTCTTGAATTTATTGCGCGCCTGACTCAGCACATACCGGAAAAACATTTTAAAATGATTCGTTACTACGGCATTTATGCCAAACATCGCAGTTCTGACAAGCGTCTTCGCAGGGCTATTTTAAAAGAAAAACATAAACTATATCTCTCTTTCAACCGCTGGCGGGATTCCAGCCTTCACTCATTTGGATACGATCCCCTAAAATGTTCCATCTGTAGAAATGTCATGCTCTTCCTTAAGTTATATTTTAATCATAGACCTGTTCCTTTGCATGAATTATACGAAAAGGCAATGCGTAAGCATCTGTGCCGTTCCCCCGCTCTTCTTTTATTTCTTTCATACCTTCCGTTTTCATGATACAATCATGATATCTTAGACAAGTACGGGGGTAGGTTACAATGAAACGGATAACAGAAGAAGAGCTTGCAAAGGAGCTACGGGAACACTACTTACAAAATTCACCGGAAGGTATGACATGTGACGAAGTTCGCGATATGAGTGATGATGACCTTCTCGATATGGATTGCTTTCTTCATGAATTCGATGACCTTGAAGATGACGATTTAGGAGAAGAAGGGTTTTATATCTTCTAATTCTAAACCGTCTGTTTTCCATCTGTTTTGGTTCTGTAGTAATCACGCCACCCTATGACTTTAGGATTTATTATTCTTATCAAGTCTTCCTCCGTTCTGACCAACAGATATCTTTGGTTGACATTCTCTTTCACTGTTTCCTTTATCTTTTTCATGGCTTTCTTACTTGGATACTGGGTCAGTTCCCCATATGGATTTCCTTCTTTTCTGATTTTGCTGAATCTTCTGTTATGCATTCCCAGATAATCAAAGCCTTCTTTTCCTCCCCATAAACATACCGTTTTGGTTTTGGTCGGGTGTAAGGTTAAATCCAGCTTCCACATGATGTATTTCAACAGGTTCATCGCATAGTCTGCGCTTTTCTTGTTTTTACAGATAATCACACTATCATCTGCATACCTGACCAGCTTCTCATGTTTACTCCCGTTTCTTTCCCACCAGCCATCAAATGCATTTAAGTAGATATTCGCCAGTAACGGTGATATAACTCCTCCCTGACTTGTCCCCAATTCACTGATTTCCAGTACATTTCCATACAGTATTCCTGCCTTTAACCATTGTCTGATCAGCTTTAATATCCCTCTGTCCCATATCCTCTGTTCTATCAGTATCATCAGCTTCTCCTGATTCACCTGATCAAAGAACTTTTCAATATCTGCGTCCACCACGTAGTATCCTTTGTTGTTGCAAGCCTTTCTCACTGTCTCCAATGCCTGTCTGGCATCCCTTTTGGGTCTGAATCCGTAGGAACAGTCTTTGAAATCGGCTTCGAATACCGGTTCTATTGCTATCTTTACCGCCATTTGGACGATTCTGTCCTTGACTGTGGGGATTCCCAATGGTCTCTGGCTCCCTCCTGTCATGAGTACTACTTCGTTCTCACTTATACATCTCATCTTTACCTTACGGTGACAGGTAGGGTCTCTCCAGTTCCGGACCACACCCTTCATACATACCGATTCCCATATGCCGGAGGATTATCAATGGTGCTTTTCCAGTCTCTTCCCATCTTCCTTGGTTTTCGCCACAATAGGCAAGGCTCAACCTCCCCATCTCTCCTCCTTTTTTGGAGCAGTTTTACTTACGACACGGCAGAATTCACTTTACGTTACGGTCTGCATGATTGCCATATCAAAAAAGAGATATGTTATCCATCCGCTTAGCACCCTGCATTACTGCAACGCACCGGATTTAGCTACACGGCTCACTAGTAATTACCGTGACCGGACTTGCACCGGCTGGTGTGATCCAGCTTCGCTGGACACGCCCTATACGATAAAAAGACTGTTATGCCGGGTCTATGCCCTCCATGACAGTCTTTTTCTATATGCTCTTATTCTCTTAATGGTTCCTATTTCCCTGACAATTCCAATTTTCTATGGATTCTTATTCCCAGCAATTCCAATTAAAGCTCCGGCAGCAATTCCTGCCATTGCCGGCCCGATCCAGCCAAGTCCCATATCATAAAGAGGAAGCCTGGAAAGACCCGCATTTAAAAAGCCAAGGCCTGCCTGTTCCAGTGATAAAAGCACACTGGCAATTCCGGTAAGGCTGATGGAGCAGATGTAAACCGCCTTCCACTTCCTTTCATCCCGGAAACCAAAGGACAGTAAAATGAGAACAATGGCTACCGGATAGATGGCATTTAACACCGGAACAGAGACTTCCAGGATCTTATTAAGGCCGATATTGGAGATTATCAGGCTTACCAGAGCAAAAAGGAAGGCCCAGGCACGATAGCCCACTTTCGGTATAATGGTGCTGAAATACCTGCTGCAGCAGCTGATAAGGCCGATGCAGGTATTTAAACAGGCTATAAAGAAAATGACGGCCAGCATCATAAGCCCTGCATTCCCATATAAAAAACGTACCGCCTGGTTTAAGGTCTGGGCACCGTTTTCCCCAGACCCCAATGTGCCGCCTGTAACGGCCCCTACGTGGGCCAGAGCGCTATATACCAGAAGAAGTATCCCTCCTGCGATAAAACCTGCCTGAATGGTCTCTCTGACCACAGAAGCCTCCTGTTTGATCCCCATTGCCCGAACATTTAAGGAGATAATGATCCCAAAATTCAGGGCGGCAATGGTATCCATGGTCAGGTACCCTTCAAGAAATCCCTTTACAAAGGGATTGGACCCATAGCTCTTTGCCGGAACCCCGTAAGGGCCTGCCGGATGGACCATGCAGCCCGCAAATATCACCACTATCAAGACCAGCAGGCACGGAGTCAGTATTTTCCCCAGCCTGTCCGTCAACTTGTCCGGCTTTAAGGATACGGCAAAGGCAATGGAAAAGAAAAAGGCGGAATAAAGGAGCTGAGCAAGGGCTCCTGTACTCTCTTCTTTTAAAAAGGGGACTACCGCCATCTCAAAGGAGGTGCTGGCAGTTCTTGGAATGGCAAGACACGGCCCTATGGATAAATAAATAAGCAGTGTAAAAACAAATGCAAATCCGGGATGAACACGGCCGGCCAGCTTACCAAGACCGCCGGACCGGGCCACAGCGACCACGCCAAGAACCGGAAACCCAATGGCCGTTACCGCAAAACCGGCCATTGCGATCCAGGTATTGACTCCCGCGGATGCACCCAAATAGGGCGGAAAAATAAGATTTCCCGCCCCGAAAAACATGGAGAAAAGTGTAAGGCCCACTAAGACCAGCTTCTGTTTCGATAATTTTTCCATATGTCCCGCTTTATCTGTCACCTGCACGGTAGCGCTCCAAAAGCCGGTTAATTCTGGTAGTCGGATTTAAAAGCTCGCTTAAGGAGGCATCGTGATTTAAGTTATCTACGATCAGCGCAATGTATTTACTCATATCCACATTGATATAATACGGCCTGGATAAAAGATCAGGGGTCTGATATACCAGGTTGGTCGTGAGGATCCTGTCAATAAATCCATTCTCATAATATTCATCAAACTTTGCAAGGCCGTTGGTAAAGAGTCCAAAGGTGGAGCAAACAAATACTTTCCTGGCCTTTCTTCTCTTAAGCTCCTTGGCTACATCCAACATACTTTCGCCGGAGGAAATCATATCGTCAACAATGATCACATCCTTACCCTCTACGCTGGTTCCCAGAAATTCATGGGCAACAATGGGATTGCGGCCGTTAATGATCTGGGTGTAATCCCTGCGTTTATAGAACATACCCATATCAAGGCCAAGGACATTGGCAAAGAATACAGCACGTCCCATTCCGCCTTCATCCGGGCTGATGACCATCATATGTTCGCTGTCAATATCCAGTTCCTTCTCTTCCCTCAGAAGGTATTTGATAAACTGGTAAATGGGCTGAACGGTCTCGAAGCCCTTTAATGGAATCGCATTCTGCACTCTAGGGTCATGAGCATCAAAGGTGATGATGTTCTCAACGCCCATGTTCACCAGTTCCCGAAGCGCCAGCGCGCAGTCTAAGGATTCTCTGCTGGATCTCTTATGCTGCCTGCTCTCGTATAAGAAAGGCATGATCACATTAATGCGGCGGGCCTTTCCTGCCGATGCTGCAATGAGACGCTTCAAATCCTGGAAGTGGTCATCAGGGGACATATGGTTGGTCATTCCGCATAGGGAATAGGTAAGGCTGTAATTACATACATCTACCATAAAATAAAGGTCATCACCGCGAACAGATTCCTGCAGGGTGCCCTTTGCCTCACCGGTTCCAAACCTTGGGGTGCTGGCTCCTATAATATAGGAATCCCGCTGATAGCCTGAAAAAGCGATGGTAGACTTGTGCTCGCTTTCCCGCTCCTGTCTCCAGGACACCAGATAATCATTGACCTTATCTCCCAACTCTTTGCAGCTTTTTAACGGTATCAAACCCAGCGGACCCACGGGAATGGTTTCTATCGTCTTTTCTTCGTAAAGCATTCTTCTCTCCTCCAACGTATCCTAATACAATGCAACGGTTCTTTTATAACATTATGCGCGGAAATAGTCAAGTTAATCGATGCAATTAGGACTCTTAATTTCATTGTAATCGTTGCCTCCATTTGTTGCAACCGCTAATTTCTTACGTTTGAAGCCAAGGCTTCAGGAGATTCTCATATTCGATATTTCTTTGCATAAAATGTATTATGTACTATTAAAAGCAGGGAGGATAAATCTTGCCCAAAATTTTAGATAATAATTATTATGACCTGATTATAAGCAATACCCTGGCTCCTTCCTATGATACCGGAAATAATATTACCTATTTGGATATAAGGGATTCTCTTCTGCACATTCCTGTCACCACCGTGGACCCCTGTGATTTAGGCCGCCATCCCTACAACAATTTCCCGACACTTTATACGCTTACCTCCACCACCAGTCTGGAAAAGTCCGGCATCTCAACTGTTCAGAGGAACCCTTATCTGGCCCTGTTTGGCAGCGGGGTCCTGGTGGCTGTCATTGATACCGGAATTGACTACCGGCATCCGGCTTTTAAGTATAATGACGGAACCTCACGCATCCTCTCCATGTGGGACCAGACGGTACAAACCGGTACGCCTCCGGAAACCTTTACATTCGGTTCCGAATACACCAGGGAGCAAATCAATGAGGCATTAAGCTCAGAGGACCCTTTATCTCTTGTCCCCACAACGGATACCATT of the Lacrimispora indolis DSM 755 genome contains:
- the ltrA gene encoding group II intron reverse transcriptase/maturase encodes the protein MKGVVRNWRDPTCHRKVKMRCISENEVVLMTGGSQRPLGIPTVKDRIVQMAVKIAIEPVFEADFKDCSYGFRPKRDARQALETVRKACNNKGYYVVDADIEKFFDQVNQEKLMILIEQRIWDRGILKLIRQWLKAGILYGNVLEISELGTSQGGVISPLLANIYLNAFDGWWERNGSKHEKLVRYADDSVIICKNKKSADYAMNLLKYIMWKLDLTLHPTKTKTVCLWGGKEGFDYLGMHNRRFSKIRKEGNPYGELTQYPSKKAMKKIKETVKENVNQRYLLVRTEEDLIRIINPKVIGWRDYYRTKTDGKQTV
- the brnQ gene encoding branched-chain amino acid transport system II carrier protein, whose translation is MEKLSKQKLVLVGLTLFSMFFGAGNLIFPPYLGASAGVNTWIAMAGFAVTAIGFPVLGVVAVARSGGLGKLAGRVHPGFAFVFTLLIYLSIGPCLAIPRTASTSFEMAVVPFLKEESTGALAQLLYSAFFFSIAFAVSLKPDKLTDRLGKILTPCLLVLIVVIFAGCMVHPAGPYGVPAKSYGSNPFVKGFLEGYLTMDTIAALNFGIIISLNVRAMGIKQEASVVRETIQAGFIAGGILLLVYSALAHVGAVTGGTLGSGENGAQTLNQAVRFLYGNAGLMMLAVIFFIACLNTCIGLISCCSRYFSTIIPKVGYRAWAFLFALVSLIISNIGLNKILEVSVPVLNAIYPVAIVLILLSFGFRDERKWKAVYICSISLTGIASVLLSLEQAGLGFLNAGLSRLPLYDMGLGWIGPAMAGIAAGALIGIAGNKNP
- a CDS encoding ribose-phosphate pyrophosphokinase — encoded protein: MLYEEKTIETIPVGPLGLIPLKSCKELGDKVNDYLVSWRQERESEHKSTIAFSGYQRDSYIIGASTPRFGTGEAKGTLQESVRGDDLYFMVDVCNYSLTYSLCGMTNHMSPDDHFQDLKRLIAASAGKARRINVIMPFLYESRQHKRSSRESLDCALALRELVNMGVENIITFDAHDPRVQNAIPLKGFETVQPIYQFIKYLLREEKELDIDSEHMMVISPDEGGMGRAVFFANVLGLDMGMFYKRRDYTQIINGRNPIVAHEFLGTSVEGKDVIIVDDMISSGESMLDVAKELKRRKARKVFVCSTFGLFTNGLAKFDEYYENGFIDRILTTNLVYQTPDLLSRPYYINVDMSKYIALIVDNLNHDASLSELLNPTTRINRLLERYRAGDR